The sequence TTACGGTGATTAAAGATAAAAATCACTGTAATCTCCTTTATAATCACTGTAATCATATGGTATTTCAGGATAACTTAACTCTTACTATAAGTTTTGAGGTAAAACAAGGGGAGATTTTAGGGATAATTGACAATTGTATATAAAAGATATACAATTGTACATAAAAGATATACAAGGGACTAAACCTAAACAATGTTAAAATATTTAATTTCCTCGCGCCCAAAAAGAAAACTCCTTTCGCTTTTCCTCACTCATCCTGAAGAGAAATTCTATATTCGGCAATTAGAGAGGTTGGTTTCTGAACCCGTAGGTGCAATTCAAAGAGAGTTGCCTAAATTAGAAAAAATGGGGCTGGTAAAATTTGAGATTGGTAACGGAAGAAAAAATTATTTTTTAGATAAAACTTGCCCAATAAAAGAAGAGTTAAAAAGTATCATCCTAAAGACAATTGCTCTTGGAGAGAGAATAAAGGAATTAATTAAAAAAACAAAAAATATTAAATACGCTTTCGTATATGGTTCGGTAGCAAAAGGAGAAGAAGACATAAAGAGCGATATCGACTTAATGGTAATTGGCAATATTGATGAAATAAAACTTCAAGAAAAAATCCAACAAATAGAATCCAAAATTTCCCGGACAATTAACTATACTCTGATGAATATAGAAGAATTTAAGAAAAGATTAAACGAGAAAGAACCTTTTTTAATGAGGATTTTGGAGGATAAAAAAATAGAAATAATAGGTTCGGAAAATGAAATACGATGATTTAATTAAAGAGAACAAAATAAAACAGGAAAAAGCCCGCCCTGGAGAGATAGAAGATTTGTTCTCTCTGGCAGAACGGGATTTAAAAACTGCAGAGTTTATTGTTACTCAGAATTGGGATTGGGCGTTTGCTGTTGCTTATAATTCAGTATTACAGGCTTGTCGTGGTTATATGCTAAGCGAGGGGTTCAGGAGTCGTTCTGTAGAATCCCATAAAACAACCTTTGAATTTATGCGATTGGCTTTGGATAAAGAATATTTGAATTTAATCAATTATTTTGACCGTTGCCGAGTTAAAAGACATAGAGTTATCTATCAGTCAATNNNNNNNNNNNNNNNNNNNNNNNNNNNNNNNNNNNNNNNNGAGGCTAAACTCTTTGTGGTAAAACTTAAAGAACTTTGTAAGTAGTAGCAGAGTTTACTCTGCTTGTAGGGGTTCAATTCATTGAACCCGATAACTATGTCCAATAATAGTGTAATTAGGTTAGAAAAGGTAGGAAAGCGGTATCGGATTGGAAAAGAGAGATACCATTCCTTCAGGGAGGATTTAACCCATCTCTTTCGAAAGGTAAATATTCAAGTAAACTCTCGTCTATCTGTAGTAGCAAAGTTTACTTTGCTATGTAGTGGCAAAGCTTACTTTGCCCGTAGGACATCGTCGGCCAGAAAATTCCAGCAGGAAACTGGATAATTGGCTAAAGAGGAAATGAAAATATTTTATATTGTTCCTTTAGAGAGCATCCATGCTGAACGTTGGATGAGATATTTTGCAGATGCTGGCCACGACATACACCTAATAA comes from Candidatus Gracilibacteria bacterium and encodes:
- a CDS encoding nucleotidyltransferase domain-containing protein, with translation MLKYLISSRPKRKLLSLFLTHPEEKFYIRQLERLVSEPVGAIQRELPKLEKMGLVKFEIGNGRKNYFLDKTCPIKEELKSIILKTIALGERIKELIKKTKNIKYAFVYGSVAKGEEDIKSDIDLMVIGNIDEIKLQEKIQQIESKISRTINYTLMNIEEFKKRLNEKEPFLMRILEDKKIEIIGSENEIRGFN